A window from Clupea harengus chromosome 14, Ch_v2.0.2, whole genome shotgun sequence encodes these proteins:
- the LOC105909465 gene encoding protein PALS1-like gives MMTTSHMNGHVTESGGGGGEGTGSGGGRHEGPEEPQQWHREMAVDCPGDLGSRTLPVRRSAQLERIRQHQEDRRRREEEGRTRQELDLNASMRLKKLAQNAQNPKVGIDNPTFDPVEGPGGPLSALQGLGGPPSLLELEELLLSLKQVQHCLGDEQSREDVEMVLQLVQKTDFQKAFSIHNAVAQHMHRASPPFPLTERAQGLTHEVQSMLLSTQQKESLELNTLLSSPNFQALLLAHDGIAEQEMQFEPESFQEQPCENLAQWGGETVKIVRIEKARDIPLGATVRNDMDSVIISRVVKGGAAERSGLLQEGDEVLEINGVEIRGKDVNEVFDILAEMHGTLTFVLIPSPHNKPPPVKETVVHVKAHFDYDPSDDPYVPCRELGLCFQKGDILHIISQDDPNWWQAYRDGDEDNQPLAGLVPGKSFQQQREAMKQTIEEDKEPEKSGKLWCAKKNKKKRKKLLYNANRNDDYDTEEVLTYEEMALYHQPANRKRPIALIGPPNCCQNELRQRLLTSEPDRFGGAVPHTTRNRRDIEVNARDYHFVSRQAFEMDAAAGKYIESGEFEKNLYGTSTDSVRQIINTGKICILCLHTQSLKVLRSSDLKPYIIFIAPPSQERLRALLTKDNKNPKPEELRDIIEKAREMEQNFGHLFDAAIVNTDQDKAYQELLRLINKLDTEPQWVPSSWLR, from the exons ATGATGACGACGTCCCACATGAACGGTCACGTGACCGAGTCGGGTGGAGGCGGGGGCGAGGGCACCGGGTCTGGTGGCGGGCGTCACGAGGGCCCCGAGGAGCCCCAGCAGTGGCACCGCGAGATGGCCGTGGACTGCCCGGGCGACCTGGGCTCGCGGACGCTGCCCGTCAGGCGCAGCGCCCAGCTGGAGCGCATCCGGCAGCACCAGGAGGACCGGCGGCGGCGCGAGGAGGAGGGCCGCACCCGCCAGGAGCTGGACCTCAACGCCTCCATGCGCCTCAAGAAGCTGGCGCAGAACGCGCAGAACCCCAAAGTGGGCATCGACAACCCTACGTTTGACCCGGTGGAGGGCCCCGGAGGGCCACTGTCAGCCCTGCAGGGACTGGGAGGGCCCCCTTCACTGCTGG agctggaggagctgctgctcTCCCTGAAGCAGGTGCAGCACTGCCTGGGCGATGAGCAGAGCCGCGAGGACGTGGAGATGGTGCTGCAGCTGGTGCAGAAGACCGACTTCCAGAAGGCCTTCAGCATCCACAACGCCGTGGCCCAGCACATGCACCGCGCCAGCCCACCCTTCCCCCTCACGGAGCGGGCGCAGGGGCTCACACACGAG GTCCAGTCCATGTTGCTGTCCACCCAACAGAAGGAGAGCCTGGAGCTCAACACCCTGCTCTCCTCGCCTAACTTCCAG GCTCTGCTGCTGGCCCATGACGGCATTGCTGAGCAGGAGATGCAGTTTGAGCCCGAAAGCTTCCAGGAGCAGCCGTGTGAGAACCTGGCCCAGTGGGGCGGAGAGACGGTGAAGATCGTGCGCATAGAGAAGGCCAGAGACATCCCTCTG GGCGCGACGGTTCGTAACGACATGGACAGCGTGATCATCAGCCGTGTGGTGAAGGGCGGGGCGGCCGAGCGGAGCGGCCTGCTGCAGGAGGGAGACGAGGTCCTGGAGATCAACGGAGTCGAGATCCGCGGCAAAGACGTCAACGAGGTCTTCGACATCCTG GCAGAGATGCACGGCACTCTGACCTTTGTGCTAATCCCCAGTCCTCACAACAAACCTCCTCCTGTCAAAGAGACTGTG GTGCATGTGAAGGCCCACTTTGACTACGACCCCTCTGACGACCCCTACGTGCCCTGCCGGGAGCTGGGACTGTGCTTCCAGAAGGGGGACATCCTGCACATCATCAGCCAGGACGACCCTAACTGGTGGCAAGCCTACAGGGATGGAGACGAGGACAATCAGCCGCTAGCAGGCTTGGTGCCAG GGAAGAGCTTCCAGCAGCAAAGAGAAGCCATGAAACAAACCATAGAAGAGGATAAAGAACCTGAGAAGTCAG gaAAGCTGTGGTGtgcaaagaaaaacaagaaaaagaggaagaagcttCTCTACAATGCCAACAGAAATGATG ATTATGACACTGAGGAAGTTCTGACCTATGAGGAGATGGCGTTGTACCACCAGCCAGCCAATAGGAAGCGGCCGATCGCTCTGATTGGGCCCCCCAACTGCTGTCAGAATGAACTGAGGCAAAGACTGTTGACCAGTGAGCCAGACAGATTTGGAGGAGCAGTcccac ACACCACGCGCAACCGGAGGGACATAGAGGTGAACGCGCGCGACTACCACTTCGTCTCGCGGCAGGCCTTCGAGATGGACGCGGCCGCCGGGAAGTACATTGAGTCCGGCGAGTTTGAGAAGAATCTGTACGGCACCAGCACCGACTCAGTCCGGCAGATCATCAACACGGGAAAGATCTGCATCCTCTGCCTGCACACCCAG TCACTGAAGGTTTTACGGAGCTCTGACCTGAAGCCTTACATCATATTCATCGCACCCCCCTCCCAAGAGCGGTTGCGTGCTCTCCTGACAAAAGACAACAAGAACCCAAAG CCGGAGGAGCTGAGGGACATCATAGAGAAGGCCCGCGAGATGGAGCAGAACTTCGGGCACCTGTTCGACGCCGCCATCGTCAACACGGACCAGGACAAGGCCTACCAGGAGCTGCTGCGCCTCATCAACAAGCTGGACACGGAGCCGCAGTGGGTGCCCTCGTCCTGGCTGCGCTGA
- the rtn1a gene encoding reticulon-1a isoform X1 yields MGSTAMEILYWRDPRKTGVLAGSVLLLLVSLSRFSVLSVTAHVALAVLSVTISVRAYRSLLQALQKKDEGHPFKSYLEFEVALTPEQMSSYIEKLQLYLNISLVELRRLFLVQDLLDSIKFAVLMWLLTYLGAVFNGLTLLILAVVTMFTLPVVYEKYQTQIDHCLGMVKTNVQLILAKIKSKVPGARTKNE; encoded by the exons ATGGGCTCCACAG cgaTGGAGATACTGTACTGGAGGGACCCGCGGAAGACGGGCGTGCTGGCTGggagtgtgctgctgctgctcgtctctctgtctcgcttcaGCGTGCTGAGTGTGACGGCCCACGTGGCGCTGGCCGTCCTCTCGGTCACCATCAGCGTCAGAGCCTACAGGTCCCTCCTGCAGGCTCTCCAGAAGAAAGATGAAGGTCACCCCTTCAA GTCGTATCTGGAGTTTGAGGTCGCTCTGACTCCAGAACAGATGAGCTCTTATATTGAAAAGCTGCAGCTCTACCTGAACATCAGTCTTGTGGAACTGCGTAGACTGTTCCTGGTGCAGGACCTACTGGACTCCATAAAG TTTGCAGTGCTGATGTGGTTGCTGACATACCTTGGGGCTGTGTTTAATGGCCTGACTCTTCTGATTCTCG ctgTGGTGACCATGTTCACACTACCTGTCGTTTATGAGAAATACCAG ACTCAGATTGACCATTGTTTGGGAATGGTGAAGACTAACGTACAACTAATCTTGGCAAA GATCAAATCAAAGGTTCCTGGAGCCAGGACGAAGAACGAGTGA
- the rtn1a gene encoding reticulon-1a isoform X2, with translation MEILYWRDPRKTGVLAGSVLLLLVSLSRFSVLSVTAHVALAVLSVTISVRAYRSLLQALQKKDEGHPFKSYLEFEVALTPEQMSSYIEKLQLYLNISLVELRRLFLVQDLLDSIKFAVLMWLLTYLGAVFNGLTLLILAVVTMFTLPVVYEKYQTQIDHCLGMVKTNVQLILAKIKSKVPGARTKNE, from the exons aTGGAGATACTGTACTGGAGGGACCCGCGGAAGACGGGCGTGCTGGCTGggagtgtgctgctgctgctcgtctctctgtctcgcttcaGCGTGCTGAGTGTGACGGCCCACGTGGCGCTGGCCGTCCTCTCGGTCACCATCAGCGTCAGAGCCTACAGGTCCCTCCTGCAGGCTCTCCAGAAGAAAGATGAAGGTCACCCCTTCAA GTCGTATCTGGAGTTTGAGGTCGCTCTGACTCCAGAACAGATGAGCTCTTATATTGAAAAGCTGCAGCTCTACCTGAACATCAGTCTTGTGGAACTGCGTAGACTGTTCCTGGTGCAGGACCTACTGGACTCCATAAAG TTTGCAGTGCTGATGTGGTTGCTGACATACCTTGGGGCTGTGTTTAATGGCCTGACTCTTCTGATTCTCG ctgTGGTGACCATGTTCACACTACCTGTCGTTTATGAGAAATACCAG ACTCAGATTGACCATTGTTTGGGAATGGTGAAGACTAACGTACAACTAATCTTGGCAAA GATCAAATCAAAGGTTCCTGGAGCCAGGACGAAGAACGAGTGA